The proteins below come from a single Felis catus isolate Fca126 chromosome A1, F.catus_Fca126_mat1.0, whole genome shotgun sequence genomic window:
- the PRELID1 gene encoding PRELI domain-containing protein 1, mitochondrial: protein MVKYFLGQSVLRSSWDQVFAAFWQRYPNPYSKHVLTEDIVHREVTPDQKLLSRRLLTKTNRMPRWAERLFPANVAHSVYILEDSIVDPQNQTMTTFTWNINHARLMVVEERCVYCVNSDNSGWTEIRREAWVSSSLFGVSRAVQEFGLARFKSNVTKTMKGFEYILAKLQGEAPSKTLVETAKEAKEKAKETALAATEKAKDLASKAATKQQQQQQQFV, encoded by the exons ATGGTGAAGTATTTCCTGGGCCAGAGCGTGCTCCGGAGTTCCTGGGACCAAGTGTTCGCTGCCTTCTGGCAGCGGTACCCGAATCCCTATAG CAAACATGTCTTGACGGAAGACATAGTGCACCGGGAGGTGACCCCTGACCAGAAGCTCCTGTCCCGGCGTCTCCTGACCAAGACTAACAGGATGCCCCGCTGGGCCGAGCGACTGTTTCCTGCCAATGTTGCTCACTCGGTGTACATCCTGGAGGATTCTATTGTGGACCCGCAGAACCAGACCATGACCACCTTCACCTGGAACATCAACCATGCCCGGCTGATG GTGGTGGAGGAACGATGTGTTTACTGTGTGAACTCTGATAACAGCGGCTGGACCGAAATACGCCGGGAAGCCTGGGTCTCCTCTAGTTTATTTGGTGTCTCCAGAGCTGTCCAG GAATTTGGCCTTGCCCGGTTCAAAAGCAATGTGACCAAGACTATGAAGGGCTTTGAATACATCTTGGCCAAGCTGCAAG GTGAGGCCCCTTCCAAAACCCTTGTTGAGACAGCCAAGGAAGCCAAGGAGAAGGCAAAGGAGACGGCACTGGCAGCTACAGAGAAGGCCAAGGACCTTGCCAGCAAGGCGGCCACcaagcagcaacagcagcagcagcagtttgTGTAG
- the RAB24 gene encoding ras-related protein Rab-24 isoform X2 — MSGQRVDVKVVMLGKEYVGKTSLVERYVHDRFLVGPYQNTIGAAFVAKVMSVGDRTVTLGIWDTAGSERYEAMSRIYYRGAKAAIVCYDLTDSSSFERAKFWVKELRNLEEGCQIYLCGTKSDLLEEDRRRRRVDFHDVQDYADNIKAQLFETSSKTGQSVDELFQKVAEDYVSVAAFQVMTGEAARTRLPSCHSVLMM, encoded by the exons ATGAGCGGGCAGCGCGTGGACGTCAAGGTGGTGATGCTGGGCAAGGAGTACGTGGGCAAGACGAGCCTGGTGGAACGATACGTGCACGACCGCTTCCTGGTGGGGCCCTATCAGAAC ACCATCGGGGCCGCCTTCGTGGCCAAGGTGATGTCCGTTGGAGACCGGACGGTGACTTTAGGTATTTGG GACACAGCAGGCTCTGAGCGCTACGAGGCGATGAGCCGAATCTACTACCGGGGTGCCAAAGCTGCCATCGTCTGCTATG ACCTGACGGACAGCAGCAGCTTTGAGCGGGCAAAGTTCTGGGTGAAGGAACTGCGCAACCTAGAGGAG GGCTGTCAGATCTACCTGTGCGGCACCAAGAGTGATCTGCTGGAGGAGGACAGGCGGCGTCGACGTGTGGACTTCCACGACGTCCAGGACTATGCAGACA ATATCAAAGCTCAGCTCTTTGAAACATCCAGCAAGACAGGCCAGAGTGTGG ACGAGCTCTTCCAGAAAGTGGCAGAGGATTACGTCAGTGTGGCTGCCTTCCAGGTGATGACAG
- the RAB24 gene encoding ras-related protein Rab-24 isoform X1, with protein MSGQRVDVKVVMLGKEYVGKTSLVERYVHDRFLVGPYQNTIGAAFVAKVMSVGDRTVTLGIWDTAGSERYEAMSRIYYRGAKAAIVCYDLTDSSSFERAKFWVKELRNLEEGCQIYLCGTKSDLLEEDRRRRRVDFHDVQDYADNIKAQLFETSSKTGQSVDELFQKVAEDYVSVAAFQVMTEDKGVDLGQKANPYFYSCCHH; from the exons ATGAGCGGGCAGCGCGTGGACGTCAAGGTGGTGATGCTGGGCAAGGAGTACGTGGGCAAGACGAGCCTGGTGGAACGATACGTGCACGACCGCTTCCTGGTGGGGCCCTATCAGAAC ACCATCGGGGCCGCCTTCGTGGCCAAGGTGATGTCCGTTGGAGACCGGACGGTGACTTTAGGTATTTGG GACACAGCAGGCTCTGAGCGCTACGAGGCGATGAGCCGAATCTACTACCGGGGTGCCAAAGCTGCCATCGTCTGCTATG ACCTGACGGACAGCAGCAGCTTTGAGCGGGCAAAGTTCTGGGTGAAGGAACTGCGCAACCTAGAGGAG GGCTGTCAGATCTACCTGTGCGGCACCAAGAGTGATCTGCTGGAGGAGGACAGGCGGCGTCGACGTGTGGACTTCCACGACGTCCAGGACTATGCAGACA ATATCAAAGCTCAGCTCTTTGAAACATCCAGCAAGACAGGCCAGAGTGTGG ACGAGCTCTTCCAGAAAGTGGCAGAGGATTACGTCAGTGTGGCTGCCTTCCAGGTGATGACAG AGGACAAGGGCGTGGACCTGGGCCAGAAGGCAAACCCCTACTTCTACAGCTGTTGTCATCACTGA
- the RAB24 gene encoding ras-related protein Rab-24 isoform X3, whose translation MSGQRVDVKVVMLGKEYVGKTSLVERYVHDRFLVGPYQNTIGAAFVAKVMSVGDRTVTLGIWDTAGSERYEAMSRIYYRGAKAAIVCYDLTDSSSFERAKFWVKELRNLEEGCQIYLCGTKSDLLEEDRRRRRVDFHDVQDYADNELFQKVAEDYVSVAAFQVMTEDKGVDLGQKANPYFYSCCHH comes from the exons ATGAGCGGGCAGCGCGTGGACGTCAAGGTGGTGATGCTGGGCAAGGAGTACGTGGGCAAGACGAGCCTGGTGGAACGATACGTGCACGACCGCTTCCTGGTGGGGCCCTATCAGAAC ACCATCGGGGCCGCCTTCGTGGCCAAGGTGATGTCCGTTGGAGACCGGACGGTGACTTTAGGTATTTGG GACACAGCAGGCTCTGAGCGCTACGAGGCGATGAGCCGAATCTACTACCGGGGTGCCAAAGCTGCCATCGTCTGCTATG ACCTGACGGACAGCAGCAGCTTTGAGCGGGCAAAGTTCTGGGTGAAGGAACTGCGCAACCTAGAGGAG GGCTGTCAGATCTACCTGTGCGGCACCAAGAGTGATCTGCTGGAGGAGGACAGGCGGCGTCGACGTGTGGACTTCCACGACGTCCAGGACTATGCAGACA ACGAGCTCTTCCAGAAAGTGGCAGAGGATTACGTCAGTGTGGCTGCCTTCCAGGTGATGACAG AGGACAAGGGCGTGGACCTGGGCCAGAAGGCAAACCCCTACTTCTACAGCTGTTGTCATCACTGA